In Thermoplasmataceae archaeon, the following proteins share a genomic window:
- the lpdA gene encoding dihydrolipoyl dehydrogenase: MKYDAIIIGAGPGGYAAAIRLGQKGKKVVLIEKDKIGGECLNYGCIPSKAIIELASSIDYLKRMKGVQADVKVDMSQWQEWKWGMINRLTGGVETLCRNYSVEIVKGEAMIVDRNHVSVGSIVYEAENLIIATGSSPVRFDSFQGVIYNREMLDIQSIPQNLVVIGGGYIGIELGTAMAKLGSAVTVIEMMPSILPGVDSDLVRPVERKIRELGIKVLTATKVKSVLKGSKYSVTLENGDVIEADVVMLTVGRKPNTKGFGMEKLGLAMDGNFIKTDKRKRTSVPNVYAIGDVSGQPMLAHKAYYDADIAVDNICGINAEEDYRAMPYVIYSDPEIAYTGSKSTAETYFPVAANGRSLSMNASTGGFRIYYDPSGKVTGAGIVAPHASELISEISVAVESGLNAMDIGLTIHPHPTVSEGVKESAEAAYGKPLHFKPAH; this comes from the coding sequence ATGAAGTATGATGCAATAATAATTGGTGCTGGTCCAGGTGGATATGCTGCAGCTATAAGACTGGGCCAGAAAGGTAAGAAGGTTGTACTCATTGAAAAGGACAAGATTGGAGGCGAATGCCTCAATTATGGTTGTATCCCATCCAAGGCCATTATAGAACTGGCCAGCTCCATAGATTACCTGAAACGGATGAAGGGTGTGCAGGCAGACGTGAAGGTTGACATGTCCCAGTGGCAGGAATGGAAATGGGGCATGATTAACAGGCTCACAGGCGGAGTGGAGACTCTATGCAGGAATTATTCCGTCGAAATCGTTAAGGGAGAGGCAATGATTGTAGACAGGAATCATGTATCCGTGGGTAGCATCGTTTATGAGGCCGAGAATCTCATAATCGCTACTGGATCGTCCCCCGTTAGATTCGACAGTTTTCAGGGCGTTATCTACAACAGGGAAATGCTGGATATCCAATCCATACCACAGAACCTTGTGGTCATAGGTGGGGGTTATATAGGAATAGAACTTGGAACGGCCATGGCAAAGCTGGGTTCTGCCGTTACTGTAATTGAAATGATGCCGTCCATATTGCCTGGTGTCGATTCTGACCTTGTGAGACCTGTGGAGAGAAAGATCAGGGAACTTGGAATAAAAGTGCTCACAGCAACAAAGGTCAAGTCAGTCCTGAAGGGCTCTAAATATTCAGTTACGCTAGAAAACGGGGATGTCATTGAAGCTGATGTTGTGATGCTGACCGTTGGCAGGAAGCCGAATACCAAAGGTTTTGGTATGGAGAAACTTGGCCTGGCCATGGATGGAAATTTCATAAAAACTGATAAAAGAAAGAGAACCAGCGTTCCAAACGTTTACGCCATTGGTGATGTCTCTGGTCAGCCTATGCTGGCGCATAAGGCATATTATGACGCAGACATTGCTGTGGACAACATCTGTGGTATAAACGCGGAGGAGGACTATCGTGCCATGCCATACGTGATTTATTCTGACCCGGAAATAGCTTACACTGGTTCAAAATCCACGGCTGAAACATATTTCCCGGTGGCCGCGAACGGCAGGTCCCTGAGCATGAATGCAAGCACTGGAGGCTTCAGGATTTATTATGATCCCAGTGGCAAAGTTACGGGAGCAGGAATAGTGGCTCCGCATGCATCGGAATTAATATCCGAGATCTCCGTGGCAGTTGAATCTGGGCTCAACGCAATGGACATAGGGTTGACAATACATCCACATCCGACTGTTTCGGAGGGAGTTAAGGAGTCAGCGGAAGCCGCTTATGGAAAACCTCTCCACTTCAAACCTGCACACTGA
- a CDS encoding (Fe-S)-binding protein — protein MKPKIRDILLESPSGKAEDWLSRQKDIEWAAKTGERHAKEKQLNEIFLKKDDNPEHFVQKFIEMRGNRAFANFMESCTHCGICVDKCQMFIATGDVNNTPVGRAELARKMYNKGKRLTPDAVDLEKLYNYYYQCTECRRCSFFCPQGIDQSEITRNIRDILTQMGQVPDYVASTAAQVYKTGNNMGLHDKFLKDVGSFIEQEILEETGKQINVPFDKPKAETLFIPSSADLFTNTDTLKGYIKVMHVLKRDYTFSSYTTEVANFGLFLSEKHLRDFGNRVVEEAVRKGSKTVIWGECGHGWRSADQYVRYELAKNGIELKHIHQVTDDALRRGQIKVDKNKNDDLYNYHDPCNYARGGNLINEPRRVLSAVVRETVEAEYTKEQTFCCGAGGGLLADEKDWNEYRAWAGWPAVYYGWKTGAHNFVSPCAIDKAQFPHVIGYHKVDMVTKGLMDLVGYAIEV, from the coding sequence ATGAAGCCAAAAATAAGGGACATTTTGCTTGAGAGCCCCAGTGGCAAAGCAGAAGACTGGCTGTCAAGGCAGAAGGACATAGAGTGGGCTGCCAAAACCGGAGAGCGCCACGCAAAGGAGAAGCAACTTAATGAAATATTCCTGAAGAAGGATGATAACCCAGAACATTTTGTGCAGAAGTTCATAGAAATGAGGGGTAACCGAGCATTTGCAAATTTCATGGAGAGCTGCACCCACTGCGGCATTTGTGTGGATAAATGCCAAATGTTCATAGCCACCGGCGACGTGAATAATACGCCAGTCGGTAGAGCAGAGCTTGCAAGGAAAATGTACAACAAGGGGAAGAGGCTAACACCCGACGCAGTTGATCTTGAGAAACTCTACAATTACTATTACCAGTGCACGGAATGCCGTAGATGTTCCTTTTTTTGTCCCCAGGGCATAGACCAATCGGAAATAACGAGAAACATAAGGGACATCCTGACACAAATGGGGCAAGTGCCTGATTACGTCGCAAGTACAGCAGCCCAGGTATATAAAACAGGCAACAACATGGGTCTCCACGATAAATTCCTTAAGGATGTTGGTTCGTTCATTGAGCAGGAAATTCTTGAAGAGACAGGCAAACAGATCAATGTCCCATTTGATAAGCCAAAGGCTGAAACACTCTTTATTCCATCATCGGCAGATCTGTTCACAAACACGGACACGCTGAAAGGTTACATCAAGGTGATGCATGTCCTCAAGAGAGATTATACGTTTTCCTCTTACACCACAGAAGTCGCCAACTTTGGTCTTTTCCTTTCTGAGAAACATCTCAGGGATTTCGGAAACCGAGTGGTGGAGGAGGCTGTGAGGAAGGGTTCAAAAACCGTTATCTGGGGAGAATGTGGCCATGGCTGGAGATCTGCGGATCAGTATGTAAGATACGAACTGGCCAAGAACGGGATTGAATTGAAGCACATTCACCAAGTGACTGATGATGCCCTAAGACGTGGACAGATAAAGGTGGACAAGAACAAGAATGATGATCTGTACAATTATCATGATCCCTGCAACTATGCGAGGGGCGGCAATCTTATCAATGAACCTAGGAGGGTTCTCAGTGCAGTAGTCAGGGAGACGGTGGAAGCCGAATACACCAAGGAGCAGACATTCTGTTGCGGTGCTGGAGGCGGGTTGCTTGCGGACGAGAAAGATTGGAATGAATACAGGGCCTGGGCAGGCTGGCCTGCTGTGTATTATGGCTGGAAGACAGGGGCGCACAACTTCGTGTCACCTTGTGCAATAGATAAGGCACAGTTCCCGCACGTAATAGGGTACCATAAGGTGGACATGGTGACCAAGGGGCTGATGGATCTGGTTGGATACGCAATTGAGGTGTGA
- the lipB gene encoding lipoyl(octanoyl) transferase LipB, with translation MENLSTSNLHTDLGRIGYQECLELQLKLLKLRKGGKIGDIMLFLEHDPPVFTTGRKSNPINFGKVNVVATDRGGDVTYHSPGQLVVYLIFNIESDGKRDVRKFVHAVESAIMESIARFGYDPYVGDEPGIWIKQGNKKVASIGMAIDGFVSYHGFSLNFTDEPLEGFRQVNPCGLDPGVMGYVPVDRNSLIGELLKNFGSRFGNFIAIDKNDLEEAVRKLNA, from the coding sequence ATGGAAAACCTCTCCACTTCAAACCTGCACACTGATCTTGGCAGGATAGGATACCAGGAATGCCTGGAATTGCAGCTCAAGCTGTTAAAGTTGAGGAAAGGTGGCAAAATAGGGGACATCATGCTATTCCTGGAGCATGATCCCCCTGTGTTTACCACAGGCAGGAAATCCAATCCTATAAATTTTGGAAAAGTAAACGTAGTCGCGACTGACAGGGGAGGTGACGTAACCTATCATTCGCCCGGCCAGCTTGTGGTATACCTGATCTTCAATATTGAAAGTGACGGAAAGAGAGATGTCCGGAAGTTTGTGCATGCAGTTGAAAGTGCAATAATGGAGTCAATAGCTCGTTTCGGGTATGATCCCTATGTTGGAGACGAACCAGGGATATGGATAAAGCAAGGGAATAAGAAGGTTGCTTCCATCGGGATGGCAATCGACGGGTTCGTTTCTTATCACGGGTTTTCGCTGAACTTTACTGATGAACCTCTAGAAGGTTTCAGACAGGTCAATCCTTGCGGCCTTGATCCCGGAGTGATGGGTTATGTTCCTGTGGACAGAAACTCATTGATCGGCGAACTGCTGAAGAACTTTGGTAGCAGATTTGGAAATTTCATAGCCATTGACAAAAACGACCTTGAAGAAGCGGTAAGAAAGTTGAATGCATGA
- a CDS encoding MFS transporter codes for MSVSTYRRIMPLFLQIMILQLLANFTNNSYSPLSVFIKGTFSLNSFELGIITSAVFAGSLLAANIGGFMVDRLGSKTALRISFFLLSTGSLIALSAHSYYTVVAGYSIIGFGYGIVTPATNSAIIELYYPKHTVPMGVKQAGVPLGALAATLALPVIAIDLSLRYAFLAMMLLALVIALVTRGSWDNKKRAPVKVQVGKTMREALRNRKLVVVSTVAVFLSLGQQAIFTFLVVFMKFRGYDVLFSEILLGTMLIGSTIGRIVWPFLSQRLFASRQIDVLLVIVVLSGIMLMSVPVDAFIWYTALAGSFFLGFTSVSWNSTFVTIVSEEAPREHVGVYSGVSLTIMYLGVIIGIPLYGYIIDVTTYTNMWIIGGSLTLIAAILLSTFRVKTRGKEKKMLQK; via the coding sequence ATGTCGGTTTCCACTTACAGAAGAATAATGCCTCTGTTTCTGCAGATAATGATCCTCCAGCTTCTGGCCAACTTCACGAATAACTCCTATTCGCCACTCTCAGTTTTCATAAAGGGAACGTTTAGCCTCAACTCCTTTGAACTGGGCATTATAACCAGCGCCGTGTTTGCCGGTTCATTGCTGGCGGCCAATATTGGGGGATTTATGGTTGACAGGCTGGGTTCTAAAACAGCCTTGAGGATAAGTTTTTTCCTTCTTTCCACAGGATCATTGATTGCCCTTTCGGCGCATTCCTATTACACGGTTGTGGCTGGTTATTCGATCATAGGCTTTGGATATGGCATCGTAACGCCTGCAACTAACAGCGCGATCATTGAGCTTTATTATCCAAAACACACAGTACCCATGGGAGTGAAACAGGCTGGAGTTCCACTTGGAGCGTTAGCCGCAACCCTTGCGCTACCAGTGATTGCCATCGATTTATCCTTGAGGTACGCGTTTCTTGCGATGATGCTACTGGCGCTTGTTATTGCACTGGTAACCAGGGGATCTTGGGACAATAAGAAGCGTGCCCCTGTAAAGGTTCAGGTCGGAAAAACAATGCGTGAAGCTCTCCGGAACCGTAAACTAGTCGTCGTCAGCACTGTGGCGGTTTTTCTCTCGCTTGGGCAACAGGCCATATTTACCTTCCTTGTGGTATTCATGAAATTCAGGGGTTACGATGTGCTCTTCTCCGAGATACTTCTTGGCACAATGTTGATTGGTTCTACGATTGGGAGGATTGTTTGGCCCTTTCTGAGCCAGAGATTATTCGCCAGCAGACAGATTGATGTACTCCTCGTGATTGTAGTCCTTTCGGGAATCATGCTCATGTCAGTACCAGTTGATGCTTTTATATGGTATACAGCCCTTGCAGGTTCATTCTTCCTTGGATTCACGTCAGTTTCATGGAATTCAACATTCGTAACAATAGTATCCGAAGAAGCACCCCGGGAACATGTGGGCGTATATAGCGGGGTTTCGCTGACAATAATGTATCTCGGCGTGATCATTGGAATCCCACTCTACGGGTATATTATTGACGTTACAACGTACACAAATATGTGGATTATTGGAGGATCTCTAACGCTCATTGCCGCCATTCTGCTATCAACCTTCAGGGTGAAAACGCGCGGCAAAGAAAAAAAGATGCTGCAGAAATAG
- a CDS encoding dihydrolipoamide acetyltransferase family protein produces MYSFKLPDIGEGVTEGEIVKWHVAEGDAIRKDQDMVEVMTDKVTVKIPSPVDGKVTKIMYPEGKVVQVGSVLLQVDDGTGTEKIIEEKPEIKTEEKQPEIQPQAAPVVTTASPAVRRMARERGIDLASLHGTGPGGRITLEDLDMAREIPPSTAQKVPERIIEMTPGDQVIEMRGLRRIIFDKMTKSKQIMPHFTVMEQVDVSPLLGARENLKQYGLSVSFTPFFVKAAVAALKRHPYLNAVYNEENRNYTLRKEYNIGIAIDTPDGLTVAVVRDADRKSLVQISSEIQDLAERARKNELKLKEVQGSTFTVTNVGSIGGIMSTPIINYPEVAILGVHRIISSGEAKNMFLSLSCDHRLIDGAEAARFIKDIKDYVENPVVLLSQ; encoded by the coding sequence ATGTATTCATTCAAGCTTCCGGACATAGGAGAGGGTGTAACAGAAGGGGAAATAGTCAAGTGGCATGTAGCGGAGGGCGATGCCATAAGGAAAGACCAGGACATGGTCGAGGTCATGACCGACAAGGTCACAGTTAAAATTCCGTCTCCGGTGGATGGGAAGGTCACGAAGATCATGTACCCAGAGGGAAAGGTCGTTCAGGTAGGGTCGGTCTTGCTGCAGGTCGATGACGGAACCGGCACTGAGAAGATCATTGAAGAGAAACCTGAGATCAAGACCGAGGAGAAACAACCAGAAATCCAACCGCAGGCTGCGCCTGTGGTAACCACGGCTTCTCCCGCAGTCAGGAGAATGGCCAGGGAGAGAGGTATTGATCTTGCGTCACTTCATGGAACGGGTCCTGGGGGAAGGATCACGCTGGAAGATCTCGATATGGCAAGGGAGATCCCACCATCCACGGCACAGAAGGTACCGGAAAGGATCATCGAGATGACCCCCGGGGATCAGGTCATTGAAATGCGTGGCCTGAGGAGGATCATCTTCGATAAGATGACAAAATCCAAGCAGATCATGCCTCATTTCACTGTGATGGAGCAGGTTGACGTTTCGCCCCTTCTCGGTGCGAGGGAAAATCTCAAGCAGTATGGATTGTCGGTCTCATTCACGCCGTTCTTTGTGAAAGCTGCGGTTGCGGCGTTGAAGAGGCATCCATATCTAAATGCAGTTTACAACGAGGAAAACAGGAACTATACCCTGAGGAAGGAATACAACATTGGGATTGCAATAGATACGCCTGACGGGCTGACTGTTGCCGTCGTCAGGGACGCTGACAGGAAGAGTCTTGTGCAGATTTCGTCGGAGATCCAGGATCTTGCTGAGAGGGCCAGGAAGAATGAACTCAAGCTTAAGGAAGTGCAGGGATCAACGTTCACGGTGACTAATGTTGGATCAATAGGCGGCATAATGTCCACGCCCATCATTAATTATCCAGAGGTCGCGATCCTTGGGGTTCACAGAATTATATCATCGGGCGAGGCAAAAAATATGTTCCTGTCGCTTTCATGTGATCACAGGCTAATAGACGGTGCAGAGGCTGCTAGATTTATTAAAGACATTAAGGATTACGTCGAGAATCCCGTGGTATTACTCTCGCAGTAA
- a CDS encoding bifunctional precorrin-2 dehydrogenase/sirohydrochlorin ferrochelatase, which produces MDSTPERAEYIPIMLNVSKGKVIVIGGGQAAHKKVINLIPHCKSIIAIADEFDPEFSGLSIEKVKLHIVLIDQINEYLRKENIIIIATDDRKLNDMISRECLTRGVLFNRVDDNRSPFIFPASFQKEGIVVSVSTLGKSPSLSRFIRDRLEKDVAQYAKGFDVIKRLRADIHAPDLHTKALFFNTLFQSKKFWKLISECREAEAYDLGKEVFSDMTPKQGSSKKIESS; this is translated from the coding sequence TTGGACTCAACCCCTGAGAGAGCAGAATATATTCCAATAATGCTGAACGTTTCAAAAGGGAAAGTCATAGTTATAGGGGGAGGCCAAGCTGCCCACAAGAAAGTAATAAACCTTATTCCGCACTGCAAATCGATTATTGCGATAGCTGATGAGTTCGATCCAGAATTCTCTGGACTCAGCATTGAGAAAGTGAAGTTGCATATTGTCCTCATCGATCAGATAAATGAATACCTTCGCAAGGAGAACATAATCATCATTGCTACAGATGACAGAAAACTGAATGACATGATATCCAGAGAGTGCTTAACCCGTGGTGTTCTGTTTAACCGTGTTGATGATAACCGGAGCCCTTTTATATTTCCAGCTTCGTTTCAGAAAGAGGGGATAGTTGTTTCCGTTTCCACTCTTGGGAAATCTCCATCGCTTTCAAGGTTTATAAGGGATAGGCTTGAAAAGGATGTTGCTCAATACGCCAAGGGATTTGATGTTATAAAGAGACTTCGTGCCGATATTCATGCTCCGGATTTACACACTAAGGCGCTTTTTTTCAACACACTTTTCCAGTCGAAAAAATTCTGGAAACTAATATCTGAATGCAGAGAAGCTGAAGCTTACGATTTAGGGAAAGAGGTATTTTCTGATATGACCCCTAAACAGGGCAGCAGCAAGAAGATCGAATCTTCCTAA
- the cobA gene encoding uroporphyrinogen-III C-methyltransferase, which produces MPTGKVYFVGSGPGDPDLLTVRALRLLKSSDVVIYDSLVTQGILDLIPESAICVPIRGTPRAHGLKMHEVADLMIKHAQRGDMVVRLKSGDPIIFGRLWEETAFLEEKNIPYDIVPGITSALYSAMVSRTPLTDRRFSSSFAIVTGHEAMENSTHRVNWEKLAGAVDTLVVLMGATTIKDYAVRLLDAGANPEATTRIIFNASRDNQEVIETTLEEASNGIQNGHGDLCVVIISLSSGFENMKTRSIEGRQITLQD; this is translated from the coding sequence ATGCCAACTGGTAAGGTTTATTTTGTTGGTTCCGGCCCTGGTGACCCTGACCTTCTTACTGTCAGGGCACTGAGACTCTTGAAGTCATCTGACGTAGTGATATACGACAGCCTGGTTACCCAGGGCATACTAGATCTAATACCTGAAAGCGCGATCTGCGTGCCCATCCGAGGGACTCCACGCGCACACGGCCTGAAAATGCATGAAGTAGCAGACCTAATGATCAAGCATGCTCAGCGAGGAGATATGGTGGTGCGGCTCAAAAGCGGCGACCCTATTATCTTCGGAAGGCTGTGGGAGGAAACCGCCTTCCTCGAAGAGAAAAACATACCTTACGACATTGTGCCAGGCATAACTTCCGCCCTATACTCCGCTATGGTCTCTAGAACTCCGCTAACAGATCGCAGGTTTTCATCTTCCTTTGCAATTGTGACTGGACACGAGGCAATGGAGAATTCTACACACAGGGTAAATTGGGAAAAGCTTGCAGGTGCAGTAGATACTCTTGTGGTTCTAATGGGTGCAACTACCATCAAAGACTATGCTGTAAGGCTCCTGGATGCGGGTGCGAATCCTGAAGCAACGACCCGCATTATATTTAACGCCTCCAGAGATAATCAGGAAGTAATTGAAACGACTCTGGAAGAAGCTTCTAATGGAATTCAAAACGGGCACGGAGATCTTTGTGTCGTTATAATCAGCCTTAGCAGCGGTTTCGAGAATATGAAGACAAGATCCATTGAAGGGCGTCAGATAACCTTGCAGGATTAA
- a CDS encoding GPR1/FUN34/YaaH family transporter has protein sequence MVNDVKKGDPTALGIFAYGFGLMILSCYGAGIFPWGEHLALMAPALAFSGLLLLVAANWEYNNGNTFGATAFGTYAGFFLTFAVLTFGLFYGFISDVQHAHLVGMMAFAFVLMTFIYMIASLKMTLMHFLMLFFLFITFILWAIPLLSMTASSTTLLGAMPGAVVPAGVVGLIDVIFTTYLAGAAVINDRWVQAGQEPILPLFPFRKGSKKTTEAQKTHA, from the coding sequence ATGGTAAATGACGTAAAGAAGGGGGACCCAACAGCTCTTGGTATTTTTGCGTATGGCTTTGGGTTAATGATACTGTCCTGTTATGGAGCGGGAATCTTTCCATGGGGAGAGCACCTTGCGCTGATGGCGCCAGCACTTGCTTTTAGTGGGTTGTTGCTTCTTGTGGCAGCAAACTGGGAATATAATAATGGCAACACGTTTGGCGCGACAGCGTTCGGAACTTACGCAGGCTTTTTCCTGACATTCGCAGTGTTGACATTCGGCTTGTTTTACGGCTTTATATCTGACGTACAGCACGCTCATCTGGTAGGAATGATGGCTTTTGCCTTTGTCCTGATGACATTCATATACATGATTGCGAGCCTAAAAATGACCCTCATGCACTTCCTGATGCTATTCTTCCTTTTCATAACTTTCATACTGTGGGCAATTCCACTGCTGAGCATGACCGCAAGCAGTACCACTCTCCTTGGAGCAATGCCAGGTGCAGTTGTGCCGGCCGGAGTCGTAGGCCTGATTGACGTAATCTTCACGACATATCTAGCTGGAGCTGCCGTGATCAACGACAGGTGGGTTCAGGCTGGCCAGGAGCCTATCCTTCCTCTGTTCCCATTCAGGAAAGGGAGCAAAAAAACAACGGAAGCACAGAAAACCCACGCATAA
- a CDS encoding respiratory nitrate reductase subunit gamma, whose amino-acid sequence MLSIESLLFIATAYLAVLVFIVGVLAVLLKWIFRRKGPSGTYLGLPYLFVYPGQDTRLKAFVNILKRIFLFSSMKRDPKVRYSSLAFHWSLWIVIAAHSDLFLYSYFEAAGISQATLETIGDYAGTFFAVVMVVFGIVLLYRRIEDKYLRHLNTASDYFAVSLIVAIGVTGILERFMLPGNYAYSAVSPFIMSLVTFSPINIPTELPFLIHFSATLVLFFYFPFSKLMHPFSFFTNPTMYSLHHTGLKQGEAR is encoded by the coding sequence GTGTTGTCCATTGAATCATTATTGTTCATAGCAACTGCCTATCTTGCAGTATTGGTATTCATTGTCGGCGTTTTAGCAGTTCTCCTGAAATGGATATTCAGGCGGAAAGGGCCAAGTGGTACTTACCTTGGACTTCCATATCTATTTGTATATCCAGGGCAGGATACTAGACTGAAGGCCTTTGTAAACATCTTAAAGCGTATATTCCTCTTTTCCAGTATGAAGAGAGATCCTAAGGTCAGATATTCTTCACTTGCTTTTCATTGGAGTCTCTGGATTGTCATTGCCGCACACTCAGACCTCTTTCTTTATTCTTATTTTGAGGCAGCAGGGATCAGTCAGGCTACGCTTGAGACGATTGGAGACTACGCAGGGACATTCTTTGCCGTCGTCATGGTTGTCTTTGGTATTGTTCTTCTTTACAGACGTATTGAAGATAAGTACCTGCGGCACCTGAATACAGCATCGGATTATTTTGCAGTTTCCCTTATCGTTGCAATTGGAGTGACCGGAATATTGGAGAGATTCATGCTCCCAGGGAATTACGCTTATTCTGCTGTGTCTCCGTTTATAATGTCACTCGTAACATTCTCGCCAATCAATATTCCAACAGAGTTGCCTTTCCTTATTCACTTTTCTGCAACACTGGTTCTCTTCTTCTACTTCCCATTCAGCAAACTGATGCACCCGTTTTCCTTCTTTACCAATCCAACGATGTATTCTCTCCATCACACAGGGTTAAAGCAGGGTGAAGCAAGATGA